In Siniperca chuatsi isolate FFG_IHB_CAS linkage group LG20, ASM2008510v1, whole genome shotgun sequence, the following proteins share a genomic window:
- the si:ch73-103b11.2 gene encoding protein MLP1 homolog isoform X1: MSFKDNPCRKFQANIFNKSKCQNCFKPRESHLLNDEDLNQAKPIYGGWLLLAPEGTNFDNPLHRSRKWQRRFFILYEHGLLRYALDEMPSTLPQGTINMNQCSDVIDGESRTGQKNSLCILTPEKEHFIRAECKEIINGWQEALTVYPRTNKQNQKKKRKVDPPTHQGGVTPSQCFSTEDMNGHPEPGPAKVTVTSSGGSIPCLPSSIASAERVPMSRATLWQEENRWSRATIPCSRSASCISQLSQSQPDSSITTQDDGSTMSTGRKVRVESGYFSLEKTKSEPSPQSAQHSQPLQPPHLPLSSSASSSSLGALSPRYNSESEPQISPYQPSQDPLPSPGALVSPSYSTISSSQSSLDSEPSGTTPTWEGHSGGGGSTGNVSGGGGRVGRSGREYAVLSDVPRARRLSYREAFRSEKKRQELRARTRSPGREEVARLFGEERRRSQIIGRYEEGQHVERMDTSSSNEPSANTTLIQRQGRSERRYLANKHEMSLDAGKDRSVPDVSSSTFANLRRAKSLDRRVTESSMTPDLLNFKKGWMTKLYEDGMWKKHWFVLTDQSLRYYKDSIAEEASEMDGEIDLSTCYDVKEFPVQRNYGFQILCKEGACTLSAMTSGIRRNWIQAIMKNVRPTIAPDVTRKNISLKLSVLKPRSLPEEKVKAQVMLEPCLQATLEQSPSPEAPKSDVHRQPAGNNASAPPSESRKSRVRERRREGRSKTFDWSEFKMEQTEKPVKERADTVDLSSSFSTTSSYCSPSSSPSSLASSPVSTSSLQTSSVSGAHPPSMTEEAGKKNVRRDIPPHSTTSATHMPNTVTVTMTSTLNTAPPVQPSIPECQEQGKMEVDHPTAIHPASGDKNNRTSDVQEEIEHRWHQVETTPLREEKQVPINTAIGNSDNSDRLPAHELAALLDKELGQKQKELDRLQKQNNILKEQLEDALGREQSAREGYVLQSTTPPSSSPRRVPWQRLHTLNQDLQGELEAQKRKQDLAQQQIRTLKRSYTEAQDAVDRHEADIQALQAKLASAMAEILASEQAVARMRNELKLEQERSKEQDQEYGRSETTLRAQLKDSEERLREVEASLLERNQALRHLERQQALQRDHIREIQRLQERLQEVTARLSATEEGQALKEERLRMEQHSMQESHERERQNLCRRLAEAETAQKEMENRLLEAEQQVEALLRGRQASGGKECREEMLKLQDELAQKTDMVESLRESVRRLEEEKGHLTCHCQELLNQISEADREVNKLRNRLETEEADYYTLEHSYERATQEFQKMSQFLREKEEEIRQTKEMYERLVERKEEDLKEALVKMTALGNSLEETEQKLQAKEELLCQMSQSLLDKVEPCSAEKDLQAKLVVAEDRIAELEQHLNALQLGYADLRVERQQIPEQSKKGRLKTSASLSPNSELPLSFDNTSKTENSPDDKEFQVKRPRIRFSSIQCQKYINLECLDTSHVSSTFADTRQKDNQDVNEDIHLSEGNISSDITFPYSSDPEKFISIIHALETKLLATEDKLRNLTQNLEEQRSIHADNMSKIDLKLTETKPNPNKDFSCGSGIQSSDANKHYAKALVCVENSREKVSAILSGSHDTTDSQLRSLSEIENDLFNASLYIQQGQKTLEEQSPVVNQNQTPETLDKEALHLFTKTLSFEAVVLNKMALLIQTSKSDLLQALAEIWEDIENIKRSDKDCLAVVYADVLTKKLMLESAFWKELEKAETDVAKSKEGSVSADVDVDATVIFNTFIKAELAYSIQNLKHCYEEKFKILKRELTEARSNLNQREMALKAIIEASKRPDLKNVIKEVKNNFGFSKQKLADICPPELAPYMEQIEMEEARDLAEEIVDRHLVGEIPSCGVDSIESLQNAHANLANELQRQAAILHKYAQEIESGGNHPGLAKMIHALLGNQTSHNFTSTSLCMREALIQAQVAYVACRLRAMHEQDLGWCKQTGQNMDALVQQHARNVSAIQEKYEASIQEERLHFTQTVATLQKGNQTLKSEISKRVNQLSQQQEQLALLEKHFQKETEELKQRHKQELSQAEKGRASTELALMETTADSQRKLEVLLVDMDTMEERHESHVRKLEEQFEQRICELQHIHKEEIEKLHSQYMENIQRVQEYQHDKKGLEVSQSPPCDEATTPMEEEEQGKGEEAQNMSEVESMVVLKDRIQELETQMNTMRDELENKHLEGDVASLREKYQRDFESFKATCERGFAAMEETHHKVIQDLQRQHQREISKLLEERERLLAEETAATIAAIEAMKNAHKEEMEKTHRSQLSGLNSDIDELRLQYEEELQSIQRELEVLSEQYSQKCLENAHLAQALEAERQALRQCQRENQELNAHNQELNNRLTTEINRMRSCFSGETALSPLTQGKDVYELEVLLRIKESEIQYLKQEIHSLKDELQSALRDKKYATDKYKDIYTELSIVKAKADCDISKLKEKLLIATEALGERTVDGTVTSGYDIMKSKSNPDFLKRQSKQSRGVRSKSLKEGLTVQERMKLFEAKDSKKI, from the exons CCCAGCACTCTACCCCAGGGTACAATCAATATGAACCAGTGCTCCGATGTCATCGATGGAGAGTCCAGGACAGGCCAGAAGAACTCACTGTGCATTCTGACCCCTGAGAAAGAGCACTTCATACGAGCTGAGTGTAAAGAAATTATCAACGG GTGGCAGGAGGCTCTGACTGTATACCCCAGGACCAACAAGCAGAACCAGAAGAAAAAACGCAAGGTTGATCCACCCACTCACCAG GGTGGAGTAACTCCAAGCCAGTGTTTTTCCACTGAAGACATGAATGGACACCCA GAGCCTGGCCCTGCCAAGGTGACAGTGACCAGCAGTGGAGGAAGCATCCCTTGCCTGCCCAGCAGTATTGCCAGCGCTGAGCGTGTCCCAATGAGCCGTGCCACTCTGTGGCAGGAGGAGAACCGCTGGAGCAGGGCCACCATCCCCTGCAGCCGCAGTGCCTCCTGTATCAGCCAGCTGAGCCAGAGCCAACCAGACTCCAGTATCACTACTCAAGACG ATGGCAGCACCATGAGCACTGGACGCAAGGTACGAGTGGAGAGTGGTTACTTCTCCCTGGAGAAGACCAAGTCGGAGCCTTCTCCACAGTCTGCACAGCATTCTCAGCCACTTCAGCCACCCCATCTTCCCCTGTCCTCTTcagcatcctcctcctctttagGAGCTCTCAGTCCCAGGTACAACTCTGAATCAGAACCCCAGATTTCCCCTTATCAACCCTCCCAAGATCCTCTTCCTTCTCCAGGTGCACTTGTTTCCCCCAGCTACTCCACCATCAGCTCCTCCCAGAGCTCGCTGGACTCTGAACCCAGCGGGACAACACCCACCTGGGAGGGACACagtggtggtggaggaagcACGGGTAAtgtcagtggtggaggaggcagagttggCCGGTCTGGCAGGGAATACGCAGTGCTGTCTGATGTGCCACGAGCTCGCAGACTGAGTTACCGCGAAGCCTTCCGCTCAGAGAAAAAGCGTCAAGAGCTGAGGGCACGGACACGGAGTCCTGGCAGAGAAGAGGTGGCTCGGCTGTTTGGGGAGGAGCGCAG GCGTTCTCAAATCATTGGCCGATACGAGGAGGGTCAGCATGTAGAACGTATGGACACAAGCAGCTCCAATGAGCCCTCTGCTAACACCACGCTAATCCAGAGACAAGGCCGCAGCGAGAGACGCTATCTGGCTAACAAACAT GAGATGTCACTGGATGCAGGAAAGGACCGTTCAGTCCCTGATGTGTCCAGCTCCACTTTTGCTAATTTAAGAAGGGCCAAGTCACTGGACCGCAGAGTCACAGAGTCCTCAATGACT CCAGATCTGCTGAACTTCAAAAAAGGATGGATGACAAAGCTGTACGAAGATGGAATg TGGAAGAAACACTGGTTTGTCCTGACGGATCAGAGTTTGAGGTACTACAAGGACTCAATAGCCGAGGAG GCTTCAGAAATGGATGGTGAGATTGACCTTTCTACATGTTATGATGTCAAAGAGTTCCCGGTCCAGAGGAATTACGGCTTCCAAATCCTG TGTAAAGAGGGAGCGTGCACCCTGTCAGCCATGACCTCGGGAATCCGTCGCAACTGGATTCAGGCCATTATGAAGAATGTGCGACCCACTATTGCCCCCGATGTCACCCG GAAAAACATCTCTCTGAAACTATCCGTTCTGAAGCCCAG ATCCCTCCCAGAGGAGAAGGTAAAAGCCCAAGTGATGTTGGAGCCATGTCTACAGGCCACCCTTGAGCAAAGCCCCAGTCCTGAGGCCCCCAAGTCTGATGTACACAGACAGCCAGCAGGCAACAATGCCTCTGCCCCTCCCTCTGAGTCCCGAAAAAGCCGAGTTCGTGAGCGCAGACGAGAGGGTCGCTCCAAGACTTTTGACTGGTCAGAGTTCAAAATGGAACAGACAGAAAAGCCTGTGAAGGAACGAGCAGACACAGTTGACCTCAGCTCATCATTCTCCACAACTTCCTCATAttgctctccctcctcttccccttcCTCATTAGCGTCCTCTCCTGTCTCTACCTCCTCCCTCCAAACCTCTTCTGTGTCAGGTGCTCACCCACCTTCTATGACAGAAGAAGCAGGAAAGAAGAATGTTAGGAGGGATATCCCTCCACATAGCACAACCAGTGCAACCCACATGCCaaatactgttactgttaccATGACTTCCACACTAAACACTGCACCACCGGTACAGCCATCGATACCTGAATGCCAAGAGCAAGGAAAGATGGAAGTAGACCACCCAACAGCCATACATCCTGCTAGTGGAGATAAGAACAACAGAACCTCAGATGTCCAAGAAGAGATTGAGCACCGATGGCATCAGGTAGAGACAACACCGTTAAGAGAAGAGAAGCAAGTTCCCATCAACACTGCTATAGGAAACTCTGATAACTCTGACAGATTGCCTGCACACGAGCTTGCTGCGCTGCTAGACAAAGAG ttgGGACAGAAGCAGAAGGAGCTGGACCGACTACAGaagcaaaacaatattttgaaaGAGCAGTTGGAAGATGCACTAGGAAGAGAGCAAAGTGCCAGAGAGGGCTATGTACTGCAG AGTACAACAcccccttcctcttcaccacgCAGAGTGCCATGGCAACGCTTACACACGCTTAATCAAGATTTGCAGGGCGAGTTGGAGGCCCAAAAGCGCAAGCAGGACCTTGCTCAGCAGCAGATTCGGACACTAAAGAGAAGCTACACAGAAGCCCAGGATGCTGTAGACCGCCATGAGGCTGATATTCAGGCTCTGCAGGCTAAATTAGCATCTGCAATGGCTGAAATCTTGGctagtgaacaggctgtggctagAATGCGCAATGAGCTCAAGCTAGAGCAGGAGCGTTCAAAGGAACAAGACCAGGAATATGGCCGTAGTGAGACCACCCTACGAGCCCAGCTAAAGGACAGTGAAGAAAGACTCCGTGAAGTAGAGGCCAGCCTCCTAGAGAGAAACCAGGCCCTTAGGCACCTGGAGCGCCAGCAGGCCCTGCAACGAGACCACATTAGAGAGATACAGAGGCTGCAGGAGAGGCTGCAAGAAGTGACTGCTCGGCTAAGTGCTACTGAAGAGGGTCAGGCACTAAAGGAGGAGCGCCTGAGGATGGAGCAGCATAGCATGCAAGAGAGTcatgagagggaaagacagaatCTGTGTAGAAGATTAGCTGAGGCTGAAACTGcacagaaagagatggagaacaGACTGCTAGAGGCTGAGCAGCAGGTGGAGGCCCTGTTAAGAGGGAGGCAGGCCTCAGGAGGAAAAGAATGCAGGGAGGAAATGCTGAAGTTGCAAGACGAGCTGGCCCAGAAGACTGACATGGTTGAGTCACTGAGGGAGAGTGTGCGTAGGCTAGAAGAAGAGAAAGGCCATCTCACTTGCCACTGTCAGGAGCTTCTTAACCAGATTTCAGAAGCAGACCGTGAGGTGAATAAGCTTCGCAATCGTCTGGAAACAGAAGAGGCTGATTACTACACCCTGGAGCACTCTTATGAGAGGGCTACCCAAGAGTTTCAGAAAATGAGCCAGTTCCttagagaaaaagaggaagagatcCGGCAGACTAAGGAGATGTATGAGAGGCTGGTGGAACGCAAGGAAGAGGACTTGAAAGAGGCCCTTGTTAAAATGACTGCACTTGGCAACAGCTTGGAGGAAACTGAACAGAAGCTGCAAGCTAAGGAAGAGCTTCTTTGTCAAATGAGTCAAAGCCTCTTAGATAAGGTTGAGCCCTGTAGTGCTGAAAAGGATCTGCAAGCCAAGCTTGTGGTTGCAGAGGACCGCATAGCAGAGCTCGAGCAGCATCTCAATGCCCTGCAGCTGGGCTATGCTGACCTACGTGTGGAAAGGCAACAAATCCCAGAACAGAGCAAGAAGGGAAGGCTTAAAACATCGGCCTCCTTATCACCAAACTCAGAGCTCCCACTTTCCTTTGACAATACATCCAAGACAGAGAACTCCCCAGATGATAAGGAGTTTCAAGTTAAGAGACCAAGGATACGTTTTTCCAGTATTCAGTGCCAAAAATACATCAATCTAGAGTGCCTGGACACTAGCCATGTGAGCAGTACCTTTGCAGACACAAGACAAAAAGATAACCAGGATGTAAATGAGGACATCCATCTAAGTGAAGGAAACATCTCCTCTGATATCACATTCCCTTACAGTAGTGACCCAGAGAAGTTCATCTCTATCATACATGCCCTAGAGACTAAACTGCTGGCCACTGAGGATAAACTAAGAAACCTCACACAAAATCTAGAAGAGCAACGATCCATCCATGCAGATAATATGTCCAAGATTGATCTAAAGCTGACAGAAACAAAGCCTAACCCCAATAAAGACTTTAGTTGTGGAAGTGGGATACAGAGTAGTGATGCCAATAAGCATTATGCCAAGGCCCTGGTGTGTGTTGAAAATAGTCGAGAGAAAGTCAGTGCTATTCTCAGTGGCTCTCATGATACTACTGATTCACAGCTGCGCTCATTGTCAGAGATAGAGAACGATTTGTTCAATGCATCACTGTACATTCAACAAGGACAAAAAACGCTGGAAGAGCAGTCACCAGTTGtcaatcaaaatcaaacacCAGAGACTCTAGATAAAGAAGCTTTGCACCTCTTTACCAAAACTCTGTCTTTTGAGGCAGTAGTTTTGAACAAGATGGCTTTGTTAATACAGACTTCAAAGTCTGACCTCCTACAAGCTCTTGCAGAGATATGGGAAGACATAGAGAACATTAAAAGGAGTGATAAAGATTGCTTGGCTGTAGTTTATGCTGATGTCTTGACCAAGAAGTTGATGTtagagagtgcattctggaaaGAATTGGAGAAAGCTGAGACAGATGTTGCTAAATCCAAAGAGGGCAGTGTTTCAGCTGATGTAGATGTTGATGCCACTGTTATCTTTAACACCTTCATTAAAGCAGAACTAGCCTACTCTATTCAAAACCTTAAACATTGCTATGAAGAGAAATTCAAAATACTGAAAAGGGAGTTGACTGAGGCCCGTAGTAACCTAAATCAAAGGGAAATGGCTCTGAAAGCAATTATTGAAGCTTCCAAAAggccagatttaaaaaatgtaataaaagaaGTCAAAAATAACTTTGGGTTTAGTAAACAAAAGTTAGCTGACATTTGCCCCCCAGAACTCGCTCCCTACATGGAGCAGATTGAAATGGAAGAGGCTAGAGACTTGGCTGAGGAAATCGTAGACAGACACTTGGTTGGAGAAATACCCTCCTGTGGTGTTGACTCTATTGAATCCCTGCAAAATGCACATGCCAACCTGGCTAATGAGCTTCAAAGACAGGCAGCAATCCTCCATAAGTATGCTCAAGAGATAGAAAGTGGTGGAAACCATCCTGGACTGGCTAAAATGATCCATGCTCTTCTGGGGAACCAAACTTCACATAATTTCACAAGTACCTCTCTTTGTATGCGTGAAGCCCTAATCCAGGCTCAAGTGGCTTATGTGGCATGCAGGTTACGGGCCATGCATGAACAAGACTTGGGCTGGTGTAAACAGACAGGTCAGAACATGGATGCTCTCGTCCAGCAGCATGCCCGCAATGTCAGTGCAATCCAAGAGAAATATGAAGCATCCATACAGGAGGAGCGCCTGCACTTCACACAAACAGTGGCCACTCTCCAGAAGGGGAACCAAACACTAAAGAGTGAGATCAGTAAACGTGTGAACCAGCTCTCCCAGCAGCAGGAGCAACTGGCTCTCCTGGAGAAGCATTTCCAGAAGGAAACTGAAGAGCTGAAGCAGAGGCACAAGCAAGAGCTAAGCCAAGCAGAGAAAGGCCGTGCCTCAACAGAACTGGCACTCATGGAGACAACAGCTGATAGTCAACGAAAGCTAGAAGTTCTGCTGGTGGACATGGACACCATGGAGGAGCGGCACGAGAGTCATGTAAGGAAACTGGAGGAGCAGTTTGAACAGAGGATCTGTGAGCTCCAGCATATCCACAAAGAGGAGATTGAAAAGTTACATTCCCAGTATATGGAAAACATTCAACGTGTCCAAGAGTACCAACACGACAAAAAAGGTCTTGAGGTTTCCCAGTCGCCTCCTTGTGATGAGGCCACTACACcaatggaagaggaggagcaggggaaaGGGGAGGAAGCACAAAACATGTCGGAGGTGGAGTCCATGGTGGTTCTGAAGGATCGGATCCAGGAGCTGGAGACTCAGATGAACACCATGAGGGATGAACTGGAGAACAAGCACCTAGAAGGAGATGTGGCCAGCCTGAGAGAGAAATACCAGAGAGACTTTGAAAGTTTTAAG GCCACGTGTGAACGTGGCTTTGCAGCAATGGAAGAAACACACCACAAGGTAATACAAGACCTCCAGAGGCAGCATCAGAGGGAGATTTCTAAACTTTTGGAAGAACGAGAGAGACTATTGGCTGAGGAGACTGCTGCCACAATTGCTG CTATTGAAGCTATGAAAAATGCGCACAAGGAGGAAATGGAGAAGACCCACCGCTCCCAACTGAGTGGACTGAACTCTGACATTGATGAACTTCGCTTACAATATGA GGAGGAGCTGCAGTCCATCCAGAGAGAACTGGAGGTGTTGTCAGAGCAGTACTCTCAGAAATGTCTGGAGAACGCTCACCTGGCCCAGGCACTGGAGGCCGAGAGGCAGGCCCTCAGGCAgtgtcagagagagaaccagGAGCTAAATGCTCACAACCAG GAATTAAATAACCGACTGACTACAGAGATCAATCGGATGCGCTCCTGTTTCAGTGGTGAAACAGCGCTTTCACCGCTTACCCAGGGCAAAGATGTGTATGAACTGGAG GTGTTGCTACGAATTAAGGAGTCAGAGATCCAGTATCTTAAACAGGAAATTCACTCTTTGAAAGATGAACTGCAGTCTGCTTTAAGG GACAAGAAATATGCCACAGACAAATATAAGGACATTTATACAGAACTCAGCATTGTGAAAGCAAAGGCTGACTGCGACATCAGCAAACTGAAGGAGAAACTGCTCATTGCTACAGAAGCTTTAGGCGAGAGGACTGTCGATGGAACGGTCACATCTGGATACG atatCATGAAATCAAAAAGTAATCCAGATTTCCTGAAAAGGCAATCCAAGCAATCAAGAGGCGTAAGATCAAAG AGCCTGAAAGAGGGACTAACTGTGCAGGAGCGTATGAAGCTGTTTGAGGCAAAAGATTCCAAAAAGATTTGA